In Plasmodium sp. gorilla clade G2 genome assembly, chromosome: 5, one genomic interval encodes:
- a CDS encoding serine/arginine-rich splicing factor 12 — protein sequence MGPYINQKNQPMSLLIRKLKFDTSPSIVREKFKRFGAIKDVYLPIDYYTKEPRGFGFVEFYDAKDAEQALKEMNGSDIDGSRIEVFVAQKGRSDPRHMRYKEKGGYAYRKNPDNKIRRRYISKSNSRYGSHSRDKIRRRERSKERFRYRNSYDRKMSSYRDRKSYHMKSYDRYRDKNHDRSLSRRSREYRNNTSRYRDKRRYDKSYRSTSRRTSRYDKRNENYKSKYNNSNDDYSDETRNSSKHSRKEQVSRSISFNSEKDDTKKKNDNTSERDNSNEWKGSEQRKEEDDEEVEKEKENEEEEEEIYD from the coding sequence atggggCCTTATATAAATCAGAAGAATCAACCCATGTCCTTATTGataagaaaattaaaatttgatACATCACCATCAATTGTAAGAGAAAAGTTTAAAAGATTTGGAGCGATTAAAGATGTATATTTACCAATAGATTATTATACAAAAGAACCTCGAGGTTTTGGATTTGTCGAATTTTATGATGCAAAGGATGCTGAACAAGcattaaaagaaatgaatGGTTCAGACATTGATGGGAGTAGAATAGAAGTTTTTGTAGCACAAAAAGGAAGATCAGATCCAAGACATATGagatataaagaaaaaggagGATATGCATATAGAAAAAATccagataataaaataagaagaaGATATATATCTAAATCAAATTCAAGATATGGATCCCATTCAAGAGATAAAATAAGAAGACGCGAAAGATCAAAAGAAAGATTTAGATATAGAAATAGTTATGATAGAAAAATGAGTAGTTATAGAGATAGAAAAAGTTATCACATGAAAAGTTATGACAGATATCGTGATAAAAATCATGATAGAAGTTTAAGTAGAAGATCAAGAGAATATCGTAATAATACATCAAGATATAGAGATAAAAGAAGATATGATAAATCTTATAGAAGTACTAGTCGAAGAACTAGTAGATATGacaaaagaaatgaaaattataaatctaaatataataatagtaacgATGATTATAGTGATGAAACCAGAAACTCAAGTAAACATTCTAGAAAAGAACAAGTGTCTAGatctatttcttttaattcagAAAAAGATGATaccaaaaagaaaaatgataatacaagTGAAAGAGATAATTCAAATGAATGGAAAGGAAGTGAACAAAGAAAAGAGGAAGATGACGAGGAAGTAGAAAAGGagaaagaaaatgaagaagaggAAGAAGAAATTTATGATTAA